A section of the Deltaproteobacteria bacterium genome encodes:
- a CDS encoding YaiI/YqxD family protein: MQIWVDADACPRVIKEILFRAARRLKITITLVANQPMPAPPSPYIKTIQVTAAFDAADDEIAGHVKEGDLVITADIPLAASVIKKGAFALNPRGELYTEETIHDRLSMRNLMDELRGGGEILGGPSSFNRKN, translated from the coding sequence ATGCAAATATGGGTTGACGCCGACGCCTGTCCCAGGGTTATCAAAGAGATTTTATTTCGTGCCGCCAGGCGCCTGAAGATCACTATTACGCTCGTTGCAAATCAACCGATGCCGGCGCCACCTTCACCCTATATCAAGACCATCCAGGTGACTGCCGCTTTTGACGCGGCAGATGATGAAATCGCCGGACATGTCAAGGAAGGTGATCTCGTTATTACGGCGGATATTCCCCTGGCGGCATCGGTCATAAAAAAAGGGGCCTTTGCCCTTAATCCCCGTGGGGAACTCTATACGGAAGAGACGATTCATGATCGCCTGTCCATGCGCAACCTGATGGATGAATTGCGAGGAGGCGGCGAAATTTTAGGTGGACCTTCATCCTTCAACCGGAAAAACAG
- a CDS encoding tRNA-dihydrouridine synthase, giving the protein MKIILAPMEGLLDACMRNILTEAGGFDLCMTEFLRVTTRTEPLKNFRRICPELDKGWRTSSGTPVVLQLLGGVPGAMAANAARAVKLGAPGLDINFGCPSKLANRRGAGAVLLKEPGRIYDIMKAVRTVVPQGTGLSAKIRLGYDDTSLLFENVTAIEEAGADFITVHARTKADGFNAPARWEWLARIKEMSHIPIVANGDINSVDDYMRCIDISGCKDVMIGRGAVSSPGLAREIKTCLAGERPRKLAWTEVHTLLTGMAEARKETKDDRFIAMRVKQWLVYLKKEYKEAGQCFKHVGPINEYSAMEPLPL; this is encoded by the coding sequence ATGAAAATTATACTGGCCCCAATGGAGGGGCTTCTTGACGCTTGCATGCGTAACATTCTCACTGAGGCAGGGGGCTTTGATCTCTGTATGACCGAGTTTTTGCGTGTTACGACCAGAACAGAGCCGCTGAAAAACTTCAGACGCATCTGCCCTGAACTGGATAAAGGCTGGCGCACTTCTTCTGGAACGCCTGTCGTGCTGCAGTTGCTGGGCGGCGTGCCCGGGGCCATGGCGGCCAATGCGGCGCGCGCCGTTAAGCTGGGCGCTCCAGGGCTCGATATAAATTTCGGCTGTCCCTCAAAACTGGCTAACCGCCGAGGCGCCGGGGCCGTTCTGCTGAAGGAACCCGGCAGAATTTATGACATTATGAAAGCCGTCAGGACCGTTGTGCCTCAAGGTACAGGCCTCTCCGCCAAGATAAGGCTCGGTTATGACGATACAAGCCTGCTGTTTGAAAACGTCACTGCCATAGAGGAGGCAGGCGCTGATTTCATCACTGTCCATGCCCGCACAAAGGCCGATGGCTTTAATGCGCCTGCAAGGTGGGAATGGCTTGCAAGGATAAAGGAAATGAGTCACATACCTATTGTTGCCAATGGCGACATAAACAGTGTGGACGATTACATGAGGTGCATTGATATAAGCGGCTGCAAAGACGTCATGATAGGGCGGGGCGCCGTCTCTTCTCCGGGACTGGCCCGGGAGATAAAGACTTGTCTGGCGGGAGAGAGGCCCCGAAAGCTGGCCTGGACGGAGGTGCATACCTTACTGACGGGAATGGCGGAAGCGAGAAAAGAAACAAAGGATGACCGCTTTATCGCCATGCGTGTAAAGCAGTGGCTTGTTTATCTGAAGAAGGAATATAAAGAGGCGGGGCAGTGCTTTAAACATGTCGGTCCTATCAATGAATACTCTGCTATGGAGCCGCTTCCACTTTGA